One region of Alosa sapidissima isolate fAloSap1 chromosome 1, fAloSap1.pri, whole genome shotgun sequence genomic DNA includes:
- the acsl1a gene encoding long-chain-fatty-acid--CoA ligase 1a isoform X1 translates to MQAQDLLRQLRMPEISDVREYVRSLPANTLMGMGALAAVTTYWYATRPKALKPPCDLAMQSIEVPGEEHVRRSVLLDEGKELMTCYYEDARTMYEVFTRGVRVSNNGPCLGSRKPNQPYEWLSYKEVQEMAENIGSALVHRGHSQSGDSNIGIFAQNRPEWTISELACYTYSLVAVPLYDTLGTEAIDYIIEKASISTVICDVADKARLILDCVSSRKHTVRTIALMEAFDSELVSRGQTCGIEILSLKDLVVLGKANQKKPLPPKPEDLAIICFTSGTTGNPKGGMLTHGNVVANCAAFIRVTEGVLRPSNQDVLISFLPLAHMFERVVEGVILIHGARIGYFQGDIRLLMDDLKTLQPTVFPVVPRLLNRMFDKIFGQANTPLKRWLLDFASRRKEAEMKSGVVRKDSMWDTLIFSKVQASLGGRVRLMITGAAPVSPTVLTFLRAALGCQFYEGYGQTECTAGCSMSIPGDWTAGHVGAPLPCNLIKLVDISEMNYLAAKGEGEVCVKGPNVFQGYLNDPEKTAEAIDKDGWLHTGDIGKWLPNGTLKIIDRKKHIFKLAQGEYIAPEKIENIYTRSDPVAQIFVHGDSLQACLVGVVVPDPDFLPGWAKKRGIEGSYTEMCKNKDLKNAILEDIVRLGKEGGLKSFEQVRDIALHPEMFSVQNGLLTPTLKAKRTELKNHFREQIDQLYARIKM, encoded by the exons ATGCAGGCCCAGGACCTCCTGAGACAGCTGCGGATGCCCGAGATCAGTGACGTGCGGGAGTATGTGCGCAGCTTGCCCGCCAACACGCTCATGGGCATGGGAGCCCTGGCAGCCGTCACCACCTACTGGTACGCCACACGGCCCAAAGCCCTCAAGCCGCCCTGTGACCTCGCCATGCAGTCCATCGAGGTGCCG GGAGAAGAGCATGTCAGACGCTCTGTTCTACTGGATGAGGGCAAAGAATTGATGACTTGTTACTATGAAGACGCACGCACGATGTACGAAGTGTTCACACGAGGAGTGAGGGTATCTA ATAATGGGCCTTGCCTGGGTTCCAGAAAACCCAACCAGCCTTATGAATGGCTCTCCTATAAGGAG GTACAAGAGATGGCTGAGAATATAGGCTCTGCGCTCGTCCACAGAGGCCACTCACAGAGTGGGGACAGTAATATCGGCATCTTTGCGCAAAATCGGCCAGAG TGGACGATTTCAGAGCTGGCGTGCTACACATACTCCCTGGTAGCCGTTCCCCTCTACGACACACTGGGCACAGAGGCGATTGACTACATCATTGAGAAGG CCTCCATCTCCACGGTCATCTGTGATGTGGCCGACAAGGCACGTCTGATCCTGGACTGCGTATCGAGCCGCAAGCACACCGTCCGCACCATCGCACTGATGGAGGCCTTCGATAGCGAGCTGGTGTCCCGTGGACAGACCTGTGGCATTGAGATCCTCAGCCTCAAGGACCTAGTG GTACTGGGCAAGGCCAACCAGAAGAAGCCTCTG CCCCCGAAACCCGAGGATCTGGCCATAATCTGCTTCACCAGTGGAACTACAG GAAACCCGAAGGGCGGCATGCTCACGCACGGAAACGTGGTGGCCAACTGTGCTGCTTTCATTAGAGTCACAGAG GGTGTATTGAGGCCCTCCAATCAGGACGTTCTCATCTCCTTCCTGCCTCTGGCTCACATGTTTGAGAGGGTGGTGGAG GGAGTCATCCTTATCCACGGGGCACGGATCGGCTACTTCCAGGGGGACATTCGGCTGCTGATGGACGACCTGAAGACCCTGCAGCCAACCGTATTCCCTGTAGTGCCCCGTTTGCTCAACCGGATGTTCGACAAA atATTTGGGCAGGCCAACACTCCACTGAAGAGGTGGCTGCTGGACTTTGCCTCCAGGAGGAAGGAGGCAGAGATGAAGAGTGGAGTGGTCAGGAAGGACAGCATGTGGGATACGCTCATTTTCAGCAAAGTCCAG GCCAGTCTGGGCGGTCGCGTGCGTCTCATGATCACTGGAGCCGCTCCGGTATCTCCCACGGTCCTCACATTCCTGCGCGCCGCCCTCGGGTGCCAG TTCTATGAAGGTTATGGCCAGACTGAATGCACTGCAGGATGCTCCATGTCCATACCTGGTGACTGGACAGCAG GTCATGTGGGTGCACCTCTGCCTTGCAACCTGATTAAGCTTGTGGATATCTCTGAGATGAACTACCTAGCAGccaaaggagagggagag GTGTGTGTTAAAGGACCAAACGTGTTCCAGGGTTACCTGAACGACCCAGAGAAGACTGCTGAGGCAATAGATAAAGATGGCTGGCTTCATACAGGCGACATTGGCAAATGGTTACCG AATGGCACTCTGAAAATCATCGACAGGAAGAAACACATCTTTAAGCTGGCCCAGGGGGAGTACATTGCCCCCGAGAAGATCGAAAACATCTACACCCGCAGCGACCCCGTGGCCCAGATATTTGTGCATGGAGACAGTCTTCAG GCTTGTCTTGTGGGCGTTGTCGTGCCAGATCCTGATTTTCTGCCTGGGTGGGCAAAAAAGAGGGGTATCGAGGGCTCATACACCGAGATgtgcaagaacaag GATCTGAAGAACGCCATACTGGAGGACATTGTCCGGTTGGGCAAAGAAGGGGGCCTTAAGTCCTTTGAGCAG gtAAGGGACATTGCACTACACCCAGAGATGTTCTCTGTCCAAAACGGCCTGCTGACTCCGACGTTGAAGGCCAAGAGGACGGAGCTGAAGAACCACTTCAGAGAGCAGATTGACCAACTCTATGCCCGCATCAAAATGTGA
- the acsl1a gene encoding long-chain-fatty-acid--CoA ligase 1a isoform X2 produces MQAQDLLRQLRMPEISDVREYVRSLPANTLMGMGALAAVTTYWYATRPKALKPPCDLAMQSIEVPGEEHVRRSVLLDEGKELMTCYYEDARTMYEVFTRGVRVSNNGPCLGSRKPNQPYEWLSYKEVQEMAENIGSALVHRGHSQSGDSNIGIFAQNRPEWTISELACYTYSLVAVPLYDTLGTEAIDYIIEKASISTVICDVADKARLILDCVSSRKHTVRTIALMEAFDSELVSRGQTCGIEILSLKDLVVLGKANQKKPLPPKPEDLAIICFTSGTTGNPKGGMLTHGNVVANCAAFIRVTEVHSMLNQSDIHMSYLPLAHMFERVVEGVILIHGARIGYFQGDIRLLMDDLKTLQPTVFPVVPRLLNRMFDKIFGQANTPLKRWLLDFASRRKEAEMKSGVVRKDSMWDTLIFSKVQASLGGRVRLMITGAAPVSPTVLTFLRAALGCQFYEGYGQTECTAGCSMSIPGDWTAGHVGAPLPCNLIKLVDISEMNYLAAKGEGEVCVKGPNVFQGYLNDPEKTAEAIDKDGWLHTGDIGKWLPNGTLKIIDRKKHIFKLAQGEYIAPEKIENIYTRSDPVAQIFVHGDSLQACLVGVVVPDPDFLPGWAKKRGIEGSYTEMCKNKDLKNAILEDIVRLGKEGGLKSFEQVRDIALHPEMFSVQNGLLTPTLKAKRTELKNHFREQIDQLYARIKM; encoded by the exons ATGCAGGCCCAGGACCTCCTGAGACAGCTGCGGATGCCCGAGATCAGTGACGTGCGGGAGTATGTGCGCAGCTTGCCCGCCAACACGCTCATGGGCATGGGAGCCCTGGCAGCCGTCACCACCTACTGGTACGCCACACGGCCCAAAGCCCTCAAGCCGCCCTGTGACCTCGCCATGCAGTCCATCGAGGTGCCG GGAGAAGAGCATGTCAGACGCTCTGTTCTACTGGATGAGGGCAAAGAATTGATGACTTGTTACTATGAAGACGCACGCACGATGTACGAAGTGTTCACACGAGGAGTGAGGGTATCTA ATAATGGGCCTTGCCTGGGTTCCAGAAAACCCAACCAGCCTTATGAATGGCTCTCCTATAAGGAG GTACAAGAGATGGCTGAGAATATAGGCTCTGCGCTCGTCCACAGAGGCCACTCACAGAGTGGGGACAGTAATATCGGCATCTTTGCGCAAAATCGGCCAGAG TGGACGATTTCAGAGCTGGCGTGCTACACATACTCCCTGGTAGCCGTTCCCCTCTACGACACACTGGGCACAGAGGCGATTGACTACATCATTGAGAAGG CCTCCATCTCCACGGTCATCTGTGATGTGGCCGACAAGGCACGTCTGATCCTGGACTGCGTATCGAGCCGCAAGCACACCGTCCGCACCATCGCACTGATGGAGGCCTTCGATAGCGAGCTGGTGTCCCGTGGACAGACCTGTGGCATTGAGATCCTCAGCCTCAAGGACCTAGTG GTACTGGGCAAGGCCAACCAGAAGAAGCCTCTG CCCCCGAAACCCGAGGATCTGGCCATAATCTGCTTCACCAGTGGAACTACAG GAAACCCGAAGGGCGGCATGCTCACGCACGGAAACGTGGTGGCCAACTGTGCTGCTTTCATTAGAGTCACAGAG GTGCACAGCATGCTGAACCAGAGTGACATTCACATGTCCTATTTGCCTCTAGCTCACATGTTTGAGAGAGTGGTAGAG GGAGTCATCCTTATCCACGGGGCACGGATCGGCTACTTCCAGGGGGACATTCGGCTGCTGATGGACGACCTGAAGACCCTGCAGCCAACCGTATTCCCTGTAGTGCCCCGTTTGCTCAACCGGATGTTCGACAAA atATTTGGGCAGGCCAACACTCCACTGAAGAGGTGGCTGCTGGACTTTGCCTCCAGGAGGAAGGAGGCAGAGATGAAGAGTGGAGTGGTCAGGAAGGACAGCATGTGGGATACGCTCATTTTCAGCAAAGTCCAG GCCAGTCTGGGCGGTCGCGTGCGTCTCATGATCACTGGAGCCGCTCCGGTATCTCCCACGGTCCTCACATTCCTGCGCGCCGCCCTCGGGTGCCAG TTCTATGAAGGTTATGGCCAGACTGAATGCACTGCAGGATGCTCCATGTCCATACCTGGTGACTGGACAGCAG GTCATGTGGGTGCACCTCTGCCTTGCAACCTGATTAAGCTTGTGGATATCTCTGAGATGAACTACCTAGCAGccaaaggagagggagag GTGTGTGTTAAAGGACCAAACGTGTTCCAGGGTTACCTGAACGACCCAGAGAAGACTGCTGAGGCAATAGATAAAGATGGCTGGCTTCATACAGGCGACATTGGCAAATGGTTACCG AATGGCACTCTGAAAATCATCGACAGGAAGAAACACATCTTTAAGCTGGCCCAGGGGGAGTACATTGCCCCCGAGAAGATCGAAAACATCTACACCCGCAGCGACCCCGTGGCCCAGATATTTGTGCATGGAGACAGTCTTCAG GCTTGTCTTGTGGGCGTTGTCGTGCCAGATCCTGATTTTCTGCCTGGGTGGGCAAAAAAGAGGGGTATCGAGGGCTCATACACCGAGATgtgcaagaacaag GATCTGAAGAACGCCATACTGGAGGACATTGTCCGGTTGGGCAAAGAAGGGGGCCTTAAGTCCTTTGAGCAG gtAAGGGACATTGCACTACACCCAGAGATGTTCTCTGTCCAAAACGGCCTGCTGACTCCGACGTTGAAGGCCAAGAGGACGGAGCTGAAGAACCACTTCAGAGAGCAGATTGACCAACTCTATGCCCGCATCAAAATGTGA